From the genome of Tenericutes bacterium MZ-XQ:
GATTATTATTCTTGATCTTAATGGATATGACCTGTTTTTAACAGATTATCAAACACATCAAACATACTATGAGCACTTAAATGCATTTCAAAACAACGAGGTCTATATGCAGTTTCCATATAATTTCTATTCAACAAACATTGAGGTTGCGATTGCTAACTGTTACCATTTAGGATCTGTACTTTATCCAGATGAGTTTAGTGATATTGATATAGAAGATAAAGTAAATGACATAGGACAAGCATTCTTAAACATCGATATTTATGAAAGTCTTCATAGTGACTATCATCAAGGTTATCAAACTGAACTACAAAAATGACCCTAGTGGTCATTTTTTTATATGTTTGTTATGTTTTTAATAAATTTATGAGTTCATTTGTTGAATCATTTGAGTATGATACTCGGTGTATCATAATGGATCTTAGTCTTTTTAAATCCAAGTGAATGATAGAGTTTTAATGCTTTAAAATTAATGCTCCAAACTTCTAGTTCGAGATCATCAATCCTTAGATTCGCAAAATATTGATAAATATCTGCCATGATTTGTCTTGAGAATCCTTGACCTTGATATTTAGGATCAACCCAAATGGTTTCAATATATCCTTTTTGGTCTTTTAAATATACTTTGGAACTTCCAATAATGGCTTCATTATGATAATAATAGACCATTCTAAAATGCTGATGATTTGATATTTCTTTAAGTTTTTCATCATTCATAGGCGTCACAAAAAGTCGATTATGTGTTTCAATATATGCTTGTGATACTTTCTCATCAGCAACATCGATCAATACTTTATTTAAGGATATATGTCCCTGAAATGAAGCTTCTACTTTATTTTCCATATAATATACTGAAGCATCATCATGATGACGGTCTTTAAGAAACTTTAAATCACGCTCAGTTTCACAAGTCGTATAAAACCTTGCAGTTAAGTTAGGATAAATCTTCTTAATTTCAAGTGCTCGTTCATATACTTTTTGATATAACTCATTTTTTATAGATTCATTTTCAGTTTCAATATAAAAATAAAGCAGCAATGGTGTTTGTTCAGTTTGAAATACATTAAACGATTGATAAATATATGCATGACTAATCACTTCACTTTTTTCATCTAAAACTAAAAATATATTTTCTTTGATGTTATAAGCCATATCTTCTTTCGGATGAATTATTGTATGTTTCATGGTGTTCCTCATTTTTTATCATGTTTGGTTTGCCAATAATATATTGCAAGTTGTGTACGATCTCGTAAGTTTAGTTTATCTAAGATGACACTAATCACATTTCTTACAGATCCTTCGCTAATCCATAGTTTTTGCGAGATCTCTTTATTAGAATACCCATGAGCAATGAGTTCTAAACAACTATTTTCTCTTTCTGTTAATGAATCGATAAATTCACTTGAAGTCATCATTTTTAAAACTTCATCGCTTAAAACTGCTTGACCTAAATATACATTTTGAATCGTTGTGATTTGTTTTTCTATATCATCAGTTTTAAGTAAATACCCATCAGCTTTCGCATGAAGTGCCTGATGGATGTTTTTGAAGTCATTAAAAGTTGTAAGCATTATGATTTTAATCTCTTGTTTCATCGATTTAATGATTGCAGTGGCATCAATCCCATTTAAAACAGGCATTCTAATATCCATTAAAATCATATCAACATCATGATTTGACACAAAGTCAATTGCTTTTTGGCCATTTTCAACTTTACCAACAATGTGAAAGTCTTTAGTTTTTGATAATATGATGTCTAAACTATCCCTAATGGTTTGATCATCATCGACAAGTAGTATACGCATCATAATCCTCCTTCAAGTGCTAGTGGCATAACACATATCAAAACAAACTTATCGTTTCTTTGATATGTTAATGTACCACCAACGGCTTCAATGGTTTTTCTCATATAACTTAATCCAACACCAGATGGTGATTTTTTTGATTTGATTCCATCATTTTTAATCATCAATCTTAAGACAGGTTCAACAACCTCTATTCTTATCTCAATCGTTTTTGCATCAGCATGTTTTAAGATATTAGTTAAGCCTTCTTTGATAACTGATGCCATCATAAAATAATGCGTTTGACTCAGTTTAAGCATATTTCCAGTTGTTTTTAAATCAACTGCTGGTCCTGGATGAGCCTCAATCAATGCTCTAACGCGATCCATCCCATAAGACTCTTGAGGTTTTGTGTAGCTTACAGTTTCTTTTAAAGCTGATACTGATTGTTCTAGCTTTACTTTTAACGTTTTAAAACTGTCATCTTCTATTAAATGATCTTGAGACATTTCATATGCTCTTAAAGATAATAATGCGCCAGTTAACTCATGACCCAAATTATCATGAAGCTTATGAGCAATTCGATCTCTTTCAGATAGAATACTAATTCTTGATAATTCATCTAAGGATGACATCATTTTAATTTTCTCGTTTTCTCTGATGTGCGCATCATGATGCCATTGATCAAGTTTTCTTAAATGTGAATCATAAGATTTCTTCCATTGATATAAAACAAATGATAACAACATCTGATAGCTATAAAACCCATATGCTAAAGGTGTCTTTAACATGGTAAGGATCCATATAGACATGATCACTCCAAAAATGAGATAACGATCTTTATAGATCATCACCATGATATAAGGTATCATCAATAAAGCCAAAGATTGATCAAAATATATGATAATAGCAAGTATTATACCTTCAATATATAAATAGTTGATATACTGATGAAATCGCATGCGTATTAACATCGCTATGGCTGATACCAACCATAGCAAAAAAACTGCAGGGTCTTGCAGTTTTATTGCAAATAAGATGATTAAATATGTCACTACCATGATGCCATAAAAGACATGTGATGGGGTGATGCGTTTAACCATTAATCAAATCTCCTTCTTGAACCTAATATAAGACACATCATCGAAAATCCTAAAATGATACTTATGCTTAACATGATTTGTAAGAAATCCTTAGATACAACTTGTTCAATACCATAAGCATACCAATATGTTGGTAAAACAATTGCATAATCTTTAATGGCTTGCGGTAACATCGATAATGGAAATGTCAATCCACCAACCAGTGCGATCACATTTGCGACGACACTATAAATGGAAATAGATGTTGAAAATCTTTTATATAATGTATGCCAAAAGAGTGCAAATGCTAATGAAAAGATTGAAAAAGCGAATATCATCAACATACCAAATCCAGTAAAGTAAAACGTTAAATCGTACACCATATGTGCGACGATCGCAAACATCAATATTTGCATAGCCATAATCATAAAATATGCTAGCAAATGACCACATAAGTAAGCCAAATGCGATATGGGTGATGCTGCAATTCTTATAATCGTTTTATACGAACGATCATCAATCATTTGTTTGGCTAAAAGTACAGAACTAAACAGCATAATCAATCCAAACAATCCGTATGCAATCTGTGGTGCTGTCGTATTTCCAGTTGATGGTATCAATAAGACAATCATCGGAAATATCGTAAGCACCACCAGCATGATTTTTTGTTTCCATAATCTCTTGAGTGCTAATCCATAGATCTCTTTCATTTATAATACCTTCTTTAACGCTTTTTTCATCAATAATGCACAGATGATCGTTAGAAGGATCAGTAAACCAATCCCCATGAATGCTTCATTATAATTTTGATTCATAAATCCATAAACACTTGTGTGTGTCCATGCAATTGGAGATCCGTATTCATTTAGAAAATCTGTCAATCTAGAAGATTTAAATGGAATGAAATATCCACCTGCAAACATCGATACGATGATAAACCCAGTCATGATCGTTTGCACAACAGAAGCCTTCTTAAATACTAAGATTAAATACGTTCCAAGGAAATGCAATGTGATTGAAGCAATCATTAAAACTAATACAACAAATCCAAACATCGGTATTTGAATGTTATAAATCAGCCATATCGTCGCTAAAATGATAAATGTTTGACAAAGGGATGTGATGATACTTCCAATCAAATTCATATATATGAATCGCATTTGCGATACAGGTGCAATCATTAATCTTGCTCGAAAGGGTTTAAAAAAGTCATGTTCGATACCCTCAAAAGCATAAGCTGTACCAAACCCTTGAAACATGATGATATAAACTAAACTAATATATAAGATCACGTCATTGCGTTCACTTGGGTCTGCTATACCCTGATTGATGAAAACCATCGCAATAATCATCACAATCGGTAATCCAATTAAGATGATATGCCCAATATAATCTCTTAGAAATCTAAGTCCGTAAAACCTAATCATATAAAACACCACCATCTCTTAAATGCTTACCTGTAAGCATTAAGAATACATCTTCTAAGTTTGGTTCATTGTGTTTAATATGAAGTACTGTTTCTTTAGAGACAATCTGTAAGATTTGATCTAAGATATTGACTGATGTTTCAATCATAATCTTATAGGTTTGATGCTCTAAATGGACATCTTTAACATCAGGCAATGCTTTGATTGACTTCACTGTTTCTTCTTCAGGATGTCTGACTTCAATGTCAATGATTTGATCTCCCTTCATCTTTGAGATTAAATCTTTGACTGTGCCTTTCGCAATGATATGTCCTTGATCGATGATATAGACAAAATCACTGATTTGTTCGACTTCTTCGATATAATGTGATGTATAGATTATAGATATATCTTTATCTTTTGCTAGTTTTTTAACAAACTCTAAGATATAATTTCTACTTTGTGGATCTATCCCTACAGTCGGTTCATCTAAAATCACAAGCTCAGGATCATGAAGGAGTGCACATCCGATATTTAATCTTCTTTTCATTCCACCTGAGTATTTCTTAGGTATGACATGTAGTTTTTCGGTAATCCCAACAAGTTCAGCAACTTCATGAATCTTATCTTCTAATGCCCTACCTTTTAAGCCATAAAGACTTCCGAAAAATCTAAGGTTTTCATATGCACTTAAATCTTCATATACAGTTACTTCTTGCGTAACTAAACCTATTTTTCTCTTAACATTTTTGTTTTTAGGTGTTTGTTTTTCACCAAAAACAAAAATCTCACCTTCATCCAGTTCTAACAAACCAGAAATAATGTTGATGGCAGTCGTCTTACCTGCACCATTAGGACCAAGTAGTCCAACCACTTCACCCTTTTTAATCTCTAAATTTAAATAATCTAGTGCCATGACTTCATCGCCATAACGTTTAATAACATCTTTCATTTTTACAATCATTTTGTTCATGTAAGATTTAAACTGTATTAAGTTAGTACTTAAGACGGATTTAAATCTTTCCCCTTTCTTTCTAATTTAATATAATAATAATGTACTGTGGATTTGTTTCATTTTTATATAGCTTAGACTATTTCGAGGTGACGCTTACCACGGTCTTTATTTTAATCAGCAATAGTTAGTTAGCGCAAGACGCTTTTTACATGATTATGAGATAAAGATTAGCTGGACTTACCACATGTACACATAATTTTAAGGAGGTGTACTTATGATCTATATCGGTATCGATATTTCAAAGTACAAGCACGACTGTTTCATCGCCACCGAAACAGTTGATTATCAGTTCTCATTTGAGAACAGTCAGTCCGGGTTTAAAGAACTTTTAGAGCATTTTAAACCCTATGTGAAGCAAGAAATGATAATAGGCTTAGAGGCTACAGGTCATTATGGTGAAAATCTTAAGTCATTTCTTACCCTCCATGGCTATTCGTTCATGGAGATTAATCCTTTTCTAGTGAAGAAGTTTGGAGAAGCCCATTCACTAAGAAAAACAAAGACGGATAAGAAAGATGCTCAATTGATTTCAACTTATATGAGATCTGTAGACTACAAAGCCTATCATCATCAATCTTATCATATAAGTGCTTTAAAATCACTGACTAGGTTACGATTTAAACTCATTTCTATACGGACAAAGCACTACAATATGATGACTAAGGTCTTAGATGTCATCTTTCCTGAATATAAGCCTTTTATGCGAGAACAAGGCTATAGTGGTACATCTTTGCACATTTTAAAACGTTTTTCTTCTCCAGATAAAATCGCTAAGATGACCGATAGTCATTTCGATAAACTTCGAAGACTATCAAAGGGTAAGTTCAATTATCCTAAGTTTGTGAAGCTGAAAGACCTCGCGAAATCAACCATTGGTGTCACTCAAGATCATCAACTCTTTAAATTAAAGACCTCAATCTCATATGTTGAGAAACTTAACACTGATATCGAAGAAACTGAGAAACAAATCACTTCTTTAATGGAACGGTATCCAACAAAGATTCAAACAATTATGGGTATTGGCATCATTTCAGCAGCTATTATTATATGTGAATACGGAGACATTCGGCTTTTCTCAAATCCCTCTGAAATGTTATCCTATGCAGGTCTAGATTCAACCATCAAACAATCTGGCACCATGTCTTCTACAGGTAAACTTGTCAAACGCGGTAGTAAATATCTACGTTCTACGCTCGTTAATATTTGCCTGATGGTTATGACTCACAACCCTGTGTTCTATGATTATTACACCAAGAAGAAACAAGAGGGGAAACATCACCGTGTCGCACTTATTCATCTCGCCAAAAAACTGATTAGAGTGATTCATCATTTGGAAACTCATCATGAAGATTTTGATTCTTCTAAACTCAAATAACTGATTACTTAAACTGTGGCGGTTAAGTAAAAAGTCATCTGTAATATAAGCTAACCTCCATATTTTATCTGCTATAGGAGGTTTTTACAGTATGTCTAATAAAAGTACTTGACTTTTAATAGTTAGTCACCTCGACACTATCATATCAAATCATAAACAATCGTCATAGTGACATTTGTCACATCTTTTTAGGTTTTTTTAAATTGTTTTGATATCTATCTGTCATCATACTCATAAATCGACCTAATCTTACAGGCATGAGATACATGAGCGCTACCATCACTCTATTTCTTTTAGTATATGTAATGATTCTTTTTTTATGATGCATCCTTTTCGCTAATCTTTCACCAACAACTTTTGGATCAGCCATCATTTCCTTAGGCATACCTAAACCGCTTGCTGATTTGGTATGCGTTAATGGTGGATGAATCAGATGACATTTTATATTGGTATCTTTTAATTCAATATTTAAACACTTGGCAAGTGATTCTAATGCGCCTTTAGATGAAGCATAAGGACTGATATTTTTAAAGCCCATAATGCCTACGCCAGAGCTTGTTAAAAAGATATGTCCTTGATGTCGTTGATTAAAATGAGGCAGTATATGCTTAATCATATGGATTGCCCCAAAATAATTGATATCTAGCACTTCTTTCATTGTTTTGATATCAGTGTCCATGAAACTCTCAAATGTACACATACACGCATTATGTATGGCATAATCGATATGTCCAAGAGTGTTTATTGCTTTTGCAATACTCGCTTTGACCATATCTTCATCTTTCATATCGCATATCGTATATGCGAGCGCTTCTTGATTATAGGTTTTAGATAAAATTTTAAGTTGATCGAGCTCGATATCTAAAACATAGACATGATGACCTTGTTTTAATAATGTATGAACCATATGATAGCCAATACCTTGATTACCACCACTGATCAGTATCTTTAAAGGTTTATTTGATTTCATCTTATTTCCTCTTTATCATAAATGATCGATTATATGTATCGTGTTTTGGATAATAGATTTTTCTATAATCGATGATATCACCATACATATTAAAAAACTCTTCCCATACTTCTGTTTTTTGATTAAGCAGTAATAAACCATCATCGACTAAATCATTTTCAATGACTTTAATACCATATGACTCGTAGAGTCTAGGATCTATATAATCATTAAGTTTAATCCATATCAACCCGTTAGGTTTTAGAAGTCTTATAGCGCTGGTGAGTATATGATTGGTCTCAGCATAATCGGTATTGTCAATGATATTGGACAAGATAATTTTATCAAAGCTCTGATCCTTAATTTGAGTTAACTGCTGAGCGTCGCCTTGAATAAAACTAAATCCTCTTTTACGTCCAGTTCTTCTTTTGCATAAACGAATCGCTTCTTCACTTAAATCAATACCTGTAAGCTTTGAAGCTCCTCTTAATTTTGCGTAAATCAGCATAGATCCATTGCCACACCCAAAGTCTAAGACTACATCATTGGGTTTGATTAATTGATCCAACATGTCATCTAAATCTTTATTTCCAGTTGATTTGGTTTTCGGATAAACTGCTTCTTCACGTTTAAAAACATCATCCCAAAATAACTTTATTTTTTCTTTTTTATTTTCCATTTGATAAACTCCTAATAGCGCTTATTCGTTAAGTTCATGATATCAATATTTAGTAAGTTAATCAATATGTTATAGATAAAAATGAAAAAAGCACTATATATATAGTACTTTTTGAAAGTTTTAATTTAATATCATCTTAATTTGTTCTAATTGCTTTTTAACATCTGACTGATCAAAAGATTTAAAAACTAAATTGATATCTTTAAAACCTTTGATGATATTTAATGTTGATGTTTGTTTTAATAGATTGCCTTTTAAAATGCTTAAATGAGCATC
Proteins encoded in this window:
- a CDS encoding DNA-binding response regulator, whose protein sequence is MRILLVDDDQTIRDSLDIILSKTKDFHIVGKVENGQKAIDFVSNHDVDMILMDIRMPVLNGIDATAIIKSMKQEIKIIMLTTFNDFKNIHQALHAKADGYLLKTDDIEKQITTIQNVYLGQAVLSDEVLKMMTSSEFIDSLTERENSCLELIAHGYSNKEISQKLWISEGSVRNVISVILDKLNLRDRTQLAIYYWQTKHDKK
- a CDS encoding export ABC transporter ATP-binding protein; the protein is MIVKMKDVIKRYGDEVMALDYLNLEIKKGEVVGLLGPNGAGKTTAINIISGLLELDEGEIFVFGEKQTPKNKNVKRKIGLVTQEVTVYEDLSAYENLRFFGSLYGLKGRALEDKIHEVAELVGITEKLHVIPKKYSGGMKRRLNIGCALLHDPELVILDEPTVGIDPQSRNYILEFVKKLAKDKDISIIYTSHYIEEVEQISDFVYIIDQGHIIAKGTVKDLISKMKGDQIIDIEVRHPEEETVKSIKALPDVKDVHLEHQTYKIMIETSVNILDQILQIVSKETVLHIKHNEPNLEDVFLMLTGKHLRDGGVLYD